Proteins encoded within one genomic window of Spirochaetota bacterium:
- a CDS encoding SDR family oxidoreductase, whose translation MKSLQGACIYITGGSSGIGLAFAKLAASKGAHIAIIARDTKKLEQAKKEIQSVCVSSNQKVDAFSIDVCNAKKLYKVVPAMIKKFGNPDVLICAAGVGLSNYFENIHDDDFKKIMDINVFGIWYTLKAFYPYLKNRNTHCVLLSSLAGLIGVYTYSAYGTSKFAVFGLADCLRSEFRENGITLSVICPPEVDTPFLQEELKTIPKKAKRIKRITGMLSAEEIAQAIMKAIMKKKFLIVPGFMSKTTWFLHRLLNGYGTRLLTDILIKL comes from the coding sequence ATGAAATCCCTGCAGGGTGCCTGTATCTATATTACAGGTGGTTCAAGTGGAATTGGCCTTGCGTTTGCAAAATTAGCTGCATCAAAAGGTGCACATATTGCAATAATTGCACGCGACACAAAAAAATTGGAACAAGCAAAAAAGGAGATTCAATCCGTTTGTGTAAGCAGTAACCAAAAAGTTGATGCGTTTTCAATAGATGTGTGTAATGCAAAAAAGCTGTATAAAGTCGTACCTGCAATGATAAAAAAATTTGGTAATCCTGATGTTTTAATATGTGCTGCCGGTGTGGGTTTATCAAATTATTTTGAAAATATACATGATGATGACTTTAAGAAAATTATGGATATTAATGTATTTGGAATATGGTATACATTGAAAGCATTTTACCCGTATCTTAAAAACAGAAATACACACTGTGTATTGCTCTCATCTCTTGCAGGGCTTATTGGAGTGTATACATATTCGGCATACGGAACTTCCAAATTTGCTGTATTTGGCCTGGCTGACTGCCTTCGAAGTGAATTTAGAGAAAATGGAATAACATTATCGGTTATTTGTCCACCTGAAGTAGATACACCATTTTTACAGGAAGAACTAAAAACTATACCAAAAAAGGCAAAACGTATAAAACGCATTACAGGTATGTTATCAGCCGAAGAAATTGCTCAGGCAATAATGAAAGCTATAATGAAGAAAAAATTTTTGATTGTTCCTGGCTTTATGAGTAAAACTACATGGTTTTTGCACCGATTATTAAACGGATATGGTACACGGTTACTGACTGATATATTGATTAAGCTATGA
- a CDS encoding polysaccharide deacetylase family protein, translating to MSIYIGVYYTTDTYIQKEKEVFKPIAHSNFTRFHNVPIILYHNIDGKGPYSIPFEKLKNQFTLLQNNDIKVISLQQMESHIDMHNPFTEKVVSITFDDGYYSMYSILMPLARSMNYPITLFVYIDTIMHRGTNNLTWRMLQIMQKNNIDIQCHSQSHVDLVQLLEKGTLESKYALYKEIYLSKKVLELYLNKTIDYFAFPYGRYCVELTELCRDAGYTRVFSTDYGPNIVTRDNYCLRRHHVKSSYPDEKVLSLAW from the coding sequence GTGTCAATATATATAGGTGTATACTATACAACTGATACATATATACAAAAAGAAAAAGAAGTATTTAAACCGATAGCTCATAGTAATTTTACAAGGTTTCATAATGTTCCAATCATACTGTACCACAACATAGATGGGAAAGGCCCTTACTCAATTCCTTTTGAAAAACTTAAGAATCAATTTACACTTTTGCAGAATAATGATATCAAAGTGATTTCACTACAACAGATGGAATCACATATTGATATGCATAATCCCTTTACGGAAAAAGTTGTTTCAATAACATTTGATGATGGGTATTATTCTATGTATTCTATATTGATGCCATTGGCCCGTTCAATGAACTATCCTATAACCCTTTTTGTATATATAGATACTATTATGCATAGAGGAACAAATAATTTGACTTGGAGGATGTTACAAATAATGCAAAAAAATAATATTGATATACAATGCCATTCTCAGAGTCATGTTGATCTGGTACAATTGCTTGAAAAAGGTACATTAGAGAGTAAATATGCATTATATAAAGAGATATATCTTTCAAAAAAAGTTCTAGAATTATATTTGAATAAAACAATTGATTATTTTGCGTTCCCGTATGGTAGGTACTGTGTGGAATTGACGGAGCTTTGCAGGGATGCAGGGTATACACGTGTTTTTTCAACTGATTATGGACCAAATATAGTAACAAGGGATAATTATTGTTTAAGAAGACACCATGTTAAAAGCAGTTATCCTGATGAAAAAGTGTTATCGTTGGCATGGTAA
- a CDS encoding M23 family metallopeptidase, translating to MSIKKLLFIFFIIFTSFTFANEIYFIDNEHIQRYKGKSGKWVEVATLKQLKMYSEQFGASTDEVYTINGINEKNFKKSYIFIPYSDSYIQTLMEKGITLQPVTISYNEFIWPIGDPEKITSGLGRRWGRFHPGVDIPAPKGTLVRAAMEGKVIYAGYCGNYGNSITLEHRDNYITRYAHNSVLLVKIGDYVQKGQVIALVGSTGRSTGNHLHFEIRCADIPLNPLDLLPEKTLIIMKNPK from the coding sequence ATGAGTATAAAGAAATTATTATTTATTTTTTTTATTATTTTTACTTCCTTCACATTTGCCAATGAAATTTACTTTATAGACAATGAACATATTCAACGGTATAAAGGAAAAAGTGGGAAATGGGTAGAAGTTGCCACTCTGAAACAGCTAAAAATGTATTCTGAGCAGTTTGGTGCAAGTACTGATGAAGTATACACAATCAATGGAATTAATGAAAAAAATTTCAAAAAATCATATATTTTTATTCCTTATTCAGATTCATATATTCAAACCTTGATGGAAAAAGGGATTACGTTACAACCAGTTACTATTTCATATAACGAATTTATCTGGCCAATAGGTGATCCTGAGAAAATTACGTCTGGGTTAGGAAGGCGTTGGGGGAGATTCCATCCGGGAGTTGATATACCTGCACCAAAAGGCACACTGGTGAGAGCTGCCATGGAAGGAAAAGTAATCTATGCAGGGTATTGCGGAAATTATGGTAATTCTATCACGTTAGAGCATAGAGATAATTATATCACTCGCTATGCGCATAATTCAGTGTTGCTGGTAAAGATAGGAGATTATGTACAGAAAGGCCAGGTGATAGCTCTTGTTGGTAGTACCGGACGATCAACGGGTAATCACCTACATTTTGAAATACGATGTGCTGATATACCTCTTAATCCGCTGGATTTGCTTCCAGAAAAAACCCTTATTATAATGAAAAACCCCAAATGA
- a CDS encoding PHP domain-containing protein, producing MAHRIDLHIHSHYSEDGDYSVEYIFQLAKQTRLCAISITDHDSIESIPDAARSSEKYGIEYVPGVELTTIYEDGSQQHILGYYIKDNPKLNEILKKIGQYRWEIAKRRIEKLREIGFSMNEDNVWKKANNRPPTGTAIMLEVFENPANRKDARLQEYFEGKKSDNKLMFFYREYLAENMPAYVPFISIPTKEGIEVIKASGGIPVLAHPKFVSGEEHLQKIVSMGIMGIEAISSYHTKQEVEYFKEFAKKYNLLVTAGSDFHGPTSKPKVSLGGIEGNDCSLLEDLKKLKNNQ from the coding sequence ATGGCCCACCGGATTGATCTGCATATTCATTCTCACTACAGCGAAGATGGTGATTACTCTGTAGAGTATATTTTTCAACTAGCCAAGCAGACAAGGTTATGTGCAATCAGTATTACTGACCATGACTCAATAGAATCAATACCCGATGCAGCCAGGTCATCCGAAAAATATGGCATAGAATATGTTCCTGGTGTTGAATTAACAACAATCTATGAAGATGGCTCTCAACAGCATATTTTGGGATATTATATTAAGGATAATCCCAAACTAAATGAAATATTAAAAAAAATAGGACAATATAGATGGGAGATAGCAAAACGCAGAATTGAAAAATTGCGTGAAATTGGCTTTTCCATGAATGAAGATAATGTATGGAAGAAAGCAAATAATCGTCCTCCAACTGGTACTGCAATAATGCTTGAAGTTTTTGAAAATCCTGCAAATAGAAAGGATGCGCGCCTACAGGAATATTTTGAAGGAAAAAAATCCGACAACAAATTAATGTTTTTTTATAGAGAGTATTTAGCAGAAAACATGCCTGCATACGTGCCGTTTATATCAATTCCAACAAAAGAAGGTATTGAGGTGATAAAAGCTTCAGGAGGTATTCCAGTGCTAGCTCATCCTAAGTTTGTTAGCGGTGAGGAGCATTTACAAAAGATTGTTTCAATGGGAATAATGGGAATAGAAGCTATCTCCTCATATCATACTAAACAGGAAGTTGAATATTTCAAAGAATTTGCCAAAAAATATAATCTATTAGTAACTGCTGGGTCTGATTTTCATGGCCCAACATCTAAGCCAAAAGTTTCTTTGGGAGGAATAGAGGGAAATGATTGCAGTCTCTTGGAAGATTTAAAGAAATTGAAAAATAACCAATAA
- a CDS encoding STAS domain-containing protein → MDITKRTKDDVVILDISGEIDLYNAPEIKDIINSLIEEKKFNVIINLEKVTYIDSSGIGALISSLSNLKKYQGGLKIINVFASVRKVFELTKLTSFFEIYDSEEAAIESFKR, encoded by the coding sequence ATGGATATCACAAAAAGAACAAAGGATGACGTTGTCATACTGGATATCTCAGGCGAAATAGACCTTTACAATGCACCGGAGATTAAGGACATCATCAACAGCCTCATTGAAGAAAAAAAATTTAATGTCATTATTAATCTGGAAAAAGTAACGTATATCGACTCTTCGGGGATTGGTGCGCTTATTTCAAGTCTATCAAACTTAAAAAAATATCAGGGTGGGTTGAAGATAATTAACGTATTTGCATCAGTGCGAAAGGTTTTTGAACTCACAAAGTTAACATCCTTCTTTGAAATATATGATTCAGAAGAAGCGGCAATAGAATCATTCAAACGGTAA
- a CDS encoding LysM peptidoglycan-binding domain-containing protein translates to MKINKIIAVVLVIGVAMLTACFEKVPVKELSLAKNAISEAESVKADYYAKDEYLLSKDLLLKAHDNVKNEEYDKAKQNALDSQKKAKEAYDKALPLLAKDTLDVATQSLQAADDAYAAVLAKEDYAKANDMLQEAGKQYENKNYLATYKAALDADMYAKNARNVAMNQKETLADSIKEVNIVIAQAESYGATQYAPEKLALAKEHSQVARMAYETGELKKGFSAVEVAKLNADDAYFISLKATAAKKIEEAQTAIQTAKGSQAAQLSSSDIKAAEESLEQAKTLFNDAKYKESMIAAGQAISIAQGVSSKKAVAIAPVIEQQAKETAVVKEEPKEALQKKVEEETDYTLYKVKYNPAKRDCLWRIAEKFYNDGFKWKVIFETNRDIVKNPDLIKPGWMLKIPKTATKITQPVKPVKDEGKQAVIKEKEPPATELKMKTE, encoded by the coding sequence ATGAAAATAAACAAAATTATCGCTGTAGTACTAGTTATTGGTGTAGCAATGTTAACTGCCTGTTTTGAAAAGGTTCCTGTTAAGGAGCTATCGCTTGCAAAAAATGCAATTAGCGAAGCTGAATCAGTGAAAGCTGATTACTATGCAAAAGATGAATACCTTTTATCTAAAGATTTGCTTTTAAAAGCTCATGATAATGTAAAAAATGAGGAATATGATAAGGCAAAGCAAAATGCGCTAGACTCACAGAAAAAGGCTAAAGAAGCCTATGATAAAGCGCTCCCACTTCTTGCCAAAGATACTCTTGACGTAGCAACGCAAAGCTTGCAGGCGGCTGATGATGCATATGCGGCAGTTCTTGCAAAGGAAGATTATGCAAAAGCTAATGACATGTTGCAGGAGGCAGGCAAGCAGTATGAAAATAAGAATTACCTTGCCACCTACAAAGCTGCCCTTGACGCAGATATGTATGCAAAAAATGCTCGCAATGTAGCAATGAACCAGAAGGAAACGCTGGCTGATTCAATTAAAGAAGTAAATATTGTTATTGCTCAGGCAGAAAGTTACGGTGCCACTCAATATGCTCCTGAAAAACTGGCTTTGGCAAAGGAACATTCGCAGGTTGCGCGCATGGCGTATGAAACAGGTGAACTTAAAAAAGGTTTTTCAGCTGTTGAAGTTGCAAAGCTCAATGCTGATGATGCATACTTTATTTCGCTGAAAGCAACTGCTGCCAAAAAGATTGAGGAAGCGCAAACAGCTATACAGACAGCTAAAGGCAGTCAAGCTGCACAGCTTTCATCAAGCGATATTAAGGCTGCAGAGGAATCGCTTGAGCAGGCAAAGACTTTATTTAACGATGCCAAATACAAAGAATCAATGATTGCTGCAGGGCAGGCTATCAGTATTGCACAAGGAGTGTCTTCAAAGAAGGCGGTGGCGATAGCTCCTGTGATTGAACAGCAGGCAAAAGAAACAGCAGTTGTAAAAGAAGAACCTAAAGAAGCCCTGCAGAAAAAAGTTGAAGAAGAAACCGACTACACACTGTATAAAGTAAAGTATAATCCTGCAAAAAGGGACTGCCTGTGGCGTATTGCCGAAAAATTTTACAATGACGGATTTAAGTGGAAAGTGATTTTTGAAACAAACAGGGATATTGTAAAAAACCCTGATTTAATAAAACCTGGCTGGATGCTGAAAATACCAAAAACTGCAACAAAGATAACACAGCCAGTAAAACCAGTAAAAGATGAAGGTAAACAAGCAGTTATAAAAGAAAAAGAGCCACCTGCAACTGAGCTTAAAATGAAAACTGAATAA
- the mazG gene encoding nucleoside triphosphate pyrophosphohydrolase, with translation METPPLYRLKEIASILRSPNGCAWDKAQTSDTLKPYLIEEAYEVYQAIENNNYENLKEELGDLLYQIYAHAQLASEQNIFDIDDVATTVIEKLIRRHPHVFGNDTVKDKYEVIDRWEKIKKKEKQNGESLLEGVPAHLPALLKAYRVQQKVGRVGFDWERIEDVISKLHEEVSEFNHALQNNKENRQALKEEIGDILFTIVNIARHVEINPEEALQHTVSKFIQRFQYIEKRLDEMNKDITQTSLHELDALWEESKNK, from the coding sequence ATGGAAACACCACCCCTGTATAGATTAAAAGAAATCGCAAGCATATTACGAAGCCCCAATGGATGTGCGTGGGATAAGGCACAAACCTCAGATACATTGAAGCCTTACCTCATTGAAGAAGCTTACGAAGTATATCAAGCAATAGAAAACAACAATTATGAAAACCTTAAAGAAGAATTAGGCGACCTTTTATATCAAATCTATGCACATGCACAGCTTGCCAGTGAGCAAAATATCTTTGATATTGATGATGTGGCCACCACTGTCATTGAAAAGTTAATCCGCCGTCATCCTCACGTATTTGGCAACGATACCGTAAAAGATAAATATGAGGTCATAGACCGCTGGGAAAAAATTAAGAAAAAAGAAAAACAAAATGGAGAGTCCTTGTTAGAAGGTGTACCAGCTCATCTTCCCGCATTGCTGAAGGCATACCGTGTGCAGCAAAAAGTTGGTAGGGTTGGCTTTGACTGGGAGCGTATTGAAGACGTTATATCCAAATTACACGAAGAAGTAAGTGAATTTAACCATGCACTACAAAACAATAAAGAAAACCGCCAAGCACTTAAGGAAGAAATTGGTGATATTTTATTTACTATAGTTAACATTGCACGGCATGTAGAAATCAATCCCGAAGAAGCTCTCCAACATACTGTATCCAAATTCATACAGCGCTTTCAATATATAGAAAAACGCCTTGATGAAATGAACAAGGATATTACGCAAACCTCACTCCATGAATTGGATGCACTGTGGGAAGAATCAAAGAATAAATAA
- a CDS encoding serine hydroxymethyltransferase, which yields MSIQKFLKDSDPEVFSIIQKENQRQENTLILIASENYTSQAVLEASSCTMTNKYAEGYPGKRYYNGCQFVDEVETVAIARIKKLFGADVANVQPHSGTQANMAVLMALLEPGDTIMGMNLSHGGHLSHGSPVNFSGIYFKVVSYGVTKDTHRIDYDQAAMLAKEHKPKIIIAGASAYPRIIDWNRFREIADSVGAVLLADIAHIAGLVATGHHPSPVPVADFVTMTTHKTLRGPRGGLILAKQKYEGMMNKYIFPGIQGGPLMNTIAAKAVAFGEALQPSFKDYSAQVIANAKSLAQTLLSRGLTLVSGGTDNHLLLVDLRNKNLTGRDVANRLEEAGITCNKNGVPFDDKSPMVTSGIRLGSPALTTRGLKEDDFRHIGNLICDIIDNMDDEKVLNRVKGQVQEICKAYPTDFLRLEPRGI from the coding sequence ATGAGTATACAAAAATTTTTAAAGGATTCGGATCCTGAAGTATTTTCAATTATTCAGAAAGAAAATCAGCGTCAGGAGAACACGCTTATACTAATTGCATCAGAAAATTACACATCACAGGCGGTGCTGGAGGCGTCGTCCTGTACAATGACCAATAAATATGCAGAAGGGTATCCCGGCAAGCGTTACTACAATGGCTGTCAGTTTGTTGACGAGGTGGAAACCGTAGCTATCGCCCGCATTAAAAAACTTTTTGGTGCCGATGTTGCAAACGTTCAGCCACACAGTGGCACGCAGGCAAATATGGCTGTGCTTATGGCATTGCTTGAACCGGGCGATACCATTATGGGAATGAACCTTTCACATGGCGGTCACCTTTCGCATGGCTCCCCAGTTAACTTTTCGGGTATTTACTTTAAGGTTGTATCATACGGTGTCACAAAGGATACTCACCGCATAGACTACGACCAGGCAGCTATGCTTGCTAAAGAGCATAAGCCTAAAATCATCATTGCCGGCGCATCAGCATATCCGCGCATAATTGACTGGAACAGGTTTCGGGAGATAGCTGACAGCGTTGGCGCTGTGCTTTTAGCTGACATTGCGCATATTGCAGGGCTTGTTGCAACAGGGCATCACCCTTCGCCAGTGCCAGTTGCTGATTTTGTAACGATGACCACTCATAAAACACTGCGTGGGCCACGCGGCGGATTAATACTAGCAAAGCAAAAATACGAAGGGATGATGAACAAGTACATTTTCCCGGGCATTCAGGGTGGGCCGCTTATGAATACTATTGCAGCCAAAGCGGTGGCATTTGGTGAGGCGCTGCAGCCGTCATTTAAGGATTACTCGGCTCAGGTAATTGCTAATGCTAAATCTTTGGCCCAAACATTGTTATCGCGTGGACTTACTCTTGTCAGTGGCGGCACAGATAATCACCTGTTGCTGGTTGATCTTCGCAATAAAAACTTAACCGGCAGGGATGTTGCCAACAGGCTGGAAGAGGCTGGTATAACCTGTAATAAAAATGGTGTACCGTTTGATGATAAATCGCCTATGGTAACGAGCGGTATACGCCTTGGAAGCCCTGCACTCACTACAAGGGGCTTGAAGGAAGATGATTTCAGGCATATTGGCAATTTAATCTGTGACATCATTGATAATATGGATGATGAAAAAGTGCTAAACCGGGTGAAAGGCCAAGTGCAGGAAATTTGCAAGGCATATCCCACTGATTTTTTGCGCCTAGAGCCGCGAGGAATATAG
- a CDS encoding FecR domain-containing protein — translation MKKVVAVLIMCSIAVAGCKKEKKYTVAREGLVNFVSGTVLLVTNGTEAKAQIGDAIKEGMTIKTVGPKSLAEIYIGENAVKILGDTVVKVEKLLTNVDSNTEESSFIVEKGRMFSKVTKKLAKGDSYQVKTPTAIAAVRGTDFLVTQEEDKSNVACLDGMLEVLNQSLATGQPIVLEEKQEVDVVPGQDMVAKQISEDKLRMLSILLEIKAMREDIRKKYEQQREEILKYVEEQKKADKTMLEEQREKDKALVEEQKARDKAMIEGIKGEIKGESGKAAQQSLDAAKSQMQDAKAVDKDQASTEAKDQMSAMKPKIEKPKVDLNQFKNQ, via the coding sequence ATGAAAAAGGTAGTAGCCGTACTAATTATGTGTTCCATAGCAGTAGCTGGCTGTAAAAAAGAAAAGAAATATACCGTGGCGCGTGAAGGGCTGGTTAACTTTGTTTCTGGCACAGTGCTGCTTGTTACAAATGGAACTGAAGCAAAAGCCCAGATTGGCGATGCAATCAAAGAAGGCATGACTATCAAAACAGTGGGGCCAAAATCGTTAGCTGAGATTTATATTGGCGAAAATGCTGTAAAGATTTTAGGCGATACAGTTGTAAAAGTTGAAAAACTTTTGACCAATGTTGACAGCAATACTGAAGAGTCATCGTTTATTGTAGAAAAAGGGCGCATGTTCTCAAAAGTAACAAAGAAGCTTGCCAAGGGCGATAGTTATCAGGTAAAAACTCCTACCGCAATAGCAGCGGTACGCGGTACTGATTTTCTGGTGACTCAGGAAGAGGATAAGAGTAATGTTGCCTGCTTGGATGGTATGCTTGAAGTCTTGAACCAGAGCCTGGCAACAGGTCAGCCAATAGTGCTTGAAGAAAAGCAGGAAGTTGATGTTGTTCCTGGGCAGGACATGGTAGCAAAGCAGATATCTGAAGACAAGCTGCGTATGCTTTCAATTCTTCTTGAGATAAAGGCAATGCGAGAAGATATCCGCAAGAAGTATGAGCAGCAGCGCGAGGAAATTTTGAAGTATGTAGAAGAACAGAAGAAAGCTGACAAAACGATGCTAGAAGAACAGCGTGAAAAGGACAAAGCGCTGGTTGAAGAGCAGAAAGCTCGTGACAAGGCAATGATTGAAGGCATAAAGGGTGAGATAAAAGGTGAATCAGGCAAGGCTGCTCAGCAGTCACTTGATGCAGCAAAGAGCCAAATGCAGGATGCCAAAGCGGTTGATAAGGACCAGGCTTCAACAGAGGCAAAAGATCAGATGAGTGCGATGAAGCCAAAGATTGAAAAGCCAAAAGTAGATTTAAATCAGTTTAAGAATCAGTGA
- a CDS encoding ATP-binding protein produces MTVDRYLTRSIYNDLNQKMVFVGGPRQVGKTTLAKKLIGKMYDCAAYFNWDNRQDRKIIIHSQWPGNANLIILDEIHKYKNWKSFVKGEYDKHNERFHFLVTGSARLDVYRRGGDSLQGRYHYYRLYPFSLAELIGKNNLPEVFNELKIENIHHEDVLLQLDTYGGFPEPCISQNSKTLRRWHNEKIERMFREDILDIERITDMSNMKLFSDMLPERVGSPLSLNSLREDIGVSHKAVSNWLNILESFYYCFRVYPYAQSKIRSIKKEPKLYLIDWSEVEDEAARFENMVATHLLKFAHFIYDSEGYVCELWYLRNVDKKEVDFLLTVNRKPWIAVETKLSDVLVSGNLEYFKERVPIPFCYQVVKKPGIDFFTPSNIRIISADKFLAALV; encoded by the coding sequence ATGACAGTAGATAGATATCTTACACGCTCCATTTACAATGATCTTAACCAAAAAATGGTATTTGTGGGTGGTCCACGTCAGGTTGGTAAAACTACACTTGCCAAAAAGTTAATTGGCAAAATGTATGACTGTGCTGCTTATTTCAACTGGGATAATCGTCAGGATAGAAAAATTATTATACACAGTCAATGGCCAGGGAATGCCAATCTGATTATTCTTGATGAAATACATAAGTATAAGAACTGGAAGTCGTTTGTAAAAGGAGAATATGATAAACATAATGAACGGTTTCACTTTCTTGTGACAGGGAGTGCTCGTCTTGATGTGTACAGGAGGGGTGGTGATTCTTTACAGGGCAGATATCATTATTACCGATTGTATCCTTTTTCACTGGCAGAATTAATTGGCAAAAACAATCTCCCTGAAGTGTTTAATGAGTTAAAGATTGAGAATATTCACCATGAAGATGTACTATTACAGCTTGATACGTATGGAGGATTTCCTGAACCTTGTATTAGTCAAAACAGTAAAACTCTGAGGCGGTGGCATAATGAAAAGATTGAACGAATGTTTAGAGAGGATATCCTTGATATTGAACGGATCACAGATATGAGTAATATGAAATTATTTAGTGATATGCTTCCAGAACGCGTGGGTTCACCGTTATCATTGAATTCATTGCGAGAAGACATTGGAGTAAGTCATAAAGCAGTTTCAAACTGGTTGAATATATTGGAATCATTTTATTACTGTTTCAGAGTATATCCTTATGCTCAATCAAAGATCAGGTCAATTAAAAAAGAACCAAAATTATATCTTATAGACTGGTCTGAGGTTGAAGATGAAGCTGCAAGGTTTGAAAATATGGTTGCAACACATCTTTTAAAATTTGCACATTTTATTTATGATAGCGAAGGGTATGTGTGTGAATTATGGTATTTGCGAAATGTTGATAAAAAAGAGGTGGATTTTTTACTGACAGTCAATAGAAAACCCTGGATAGCTGTTGAAACTAAACTATCTGATGTTTTAGTTTCAGGTAACCTTGAATATTTTAAAGAAAGGGTTCCTATTCCATTCTGTTATCAAGTTGTAAAAAAACCTGGCATTGATTTTTTTACTCCTTCAAATATTAGAATTATTTCAGCTGATAAGTTTTTGGCAGCTCTTGTATAA
- a CDS encoding MBL fold metallo-hydrolase — MIKLAFIGTGTCNATSRKPQSLAFSIDGELVMVDCGGGAYHAIAALNDPDFNYSTISTIILTHYHVDHVSGLPDLLWGEMWDHTGHRTEPLTIVGPKGLHNFYQERLMPFMGDYPLPFKVDLIELKDGDIFEGNGYRVTSVALAHGDYASGYRFDFGTLSVAITGDTGYCDALVTLLSSVDKAVIEWGIASEDEYPLHLSSKDIITLIKNDAWPQNVYALHVYPVVDVDFNEQIQKMKALVASYNKSIEFPSDGDILTLIS; from the coding sequence ATGATCAAATTAGCCTTCATAGGGACCGGCACCTGTAACGCAACTTCACGTAAACCACAGTCGCTTGCATTTTCTATTGATGGAGAGCTTGTCATGGTTGACTGTGGCGGTGGTGCCTATCATGCTATTGCTGCACTCAATGATCCTGATTTCAACTATAGCACTATTTCTACAATTATACTTACTCATTATCACGTTGATCATGTTTCAGGACTGCCTGACCTTTTATGGGGTGAGATGTGGGATCATACAGGGCACCGAACCGAACCGCTGACAATAGTGGGTCCGAAGGGATTGCATAACTTTTATCAGGAACGACTTATGCCGTTTATGGGGGACTATCCGCTGCCTTTTAAGGTGGATCTGATTGAATTGAAAGATGGTGATATTTTTGAAGGAAATGGATACAGGGTAACATCAGTGGCACTTGCACATGGTGATTATGCATCAGGGTATCGGTTTGATTTTGGTACTTTATCGGTAGCAATTACTGGTGACACAGGATACTGCGATGCGTTGGTTACACTACTTTCATCTGTGGATAAAGCTGTAATTGAGTGGGGTATAGCTTCAGAAGATGAGTATCCGTTGCATCTATCTTCCAAAGACATTATTACGTTAATAAAAAATGATGCCTGGCCACAGAATGTATATGCACTTCATGTATACCCTGTTGTGGATGTAGATTTTAATGAACAAATACAAAAAATGAAAGCACTTGTTGCTTCATACAATAAATCCATTGAATTCCCTTCCGATGGGGATATATTGACATTGATTTCTTGA